A genomic region of Thiohalospira halophila DSM 15071 contains the following coding sequences:
- the lgt gene encoding prolipoprotein diacylglyceryl transferase, with the protein MLEYPAIHPVALDLGPVQIHWYGIMYLVGFLGAWWLGRVRANRPGSGWDPAELGDLLFYGAVGVIVGGRLGYALFYEPGTYLPEPWRILAIWEGGMAFHGGLVGVIVAMALYGRHTGRGFFDVADFVAPLTPLGLGAGRLGNFINGELWGRVSEVPWAMVFPGAGPLPRHPSQLYEFALEGVVLFVALWLFSRRARPAMAVSGLFLVLYGGFRFFVEFFRLPDAQLGYLAWDWLTMGQVLSLPMILIGAAMLALAYRRTGARA; encoded by the coding sequence GTGCTGGAGTATCCCGCCATCCACCCGGTGGCCCTGGACCTGGGGCCGGTGCAGATCCACTGGTACGGGATCATGTATCTCGTCGGCTTCCTGGGCGCCTGGTGGCTGGGCCGGGTCCGCGCCAATCGCCCCGGCTCGGGCTGGGATCCGGCGGAGCTGGGCGATCTGCTCTTCTACGGCGCCGTGGGCGTCATCGTCGGCGGACGGCTGGGTTATGCCCTCTTCTACGAGCCCGGGACCTATCTGCCGGAGCCCTGGCGGATCCTCGCCATCTGGGAGGGGGGCATGGCCTTCCACGGGGGGCTGGTGGGGGTCATCGTCGCCATGGCCCTCTACGGCCGCCACACCGGACGCGGCTTCTTCGACGTGGCCGACTTCGTGGCGCCGCTCACGCCGCTGGGTCTGGGCGCCGGGCGGCTGGGCAACTTCATCAACGGTGAGCTCTGGGGCCGGGTGAGCGAGGTCCCCTGGGCCATGGTCTTCCCCGGGGCGGGGCCGCTGCCGCGCCACCCCTCCCAGCTCTACGAGTTCGCCCTGGAGGGGGTGGTGCTGTTCGTGGCGCTGTGGCTCTTCTCCCGGCGGGCGCGGCCGGCCATGGCGGTCTCGGGGCTGTTCCTGGTGCTCTACGGTGGCTTCCGCTTCTTCGTGGAGTTCTTCCGGCTGCCGGATGCCCAGCTCGGCTACCTGGCGTGGGACTGGCTCACCATGGGGCAGGTCCTCTCCCTGCCCATGATTCTGATCGGGGCGGCCATGCTGGCACTGGCCTACCGGCGCACCGGGGCGCGAGCCTGA
- a CDS encoding thymidylate synthase, whose amino-acid sequence MQTYLALLREALEHGTPKGDRTGTGTYSLFGRQMRFDLAEGFPVVTTKKLHLRSVIHELLWFLRGDTNLAYLHENKVTIWDEWAGPDGDLGPIYGAQWRSWPTPYGETIDQMAEVVEAIRTNPDSRRLIVTAWNPGQIDEMALPPCHLLFQFYVANGRLSCQLYQRSGDLFLGVPFNIASYALLTHMVAQVTGLEPGEFVHTLGDAHLYRNHEEQARTQLAREPLPLPTLRLNPAVDDLFAFDFEDIQLEGYESHPAIKAPVAV is encoded by the coding sequence ATGCAGACCTATCTGGCGCTGCTCCGGGAGGCCCTGGAGCACGGCACGCCCAAGGGAGACCGAACCGGCACGGGGACCTATTCCCTCTTCGGCCGGCAGATGCGCTTCGACCTTGCCGAGGGCTTCCCGGTGGTCACCACCAAGAAGCTCCACCTGCGATCGGTGATCCACGAGCTGCTCTGGTTCCTGCGCGGGGATACCAACCTCGCCTATCTCCACGAGAACAAGGTCACCATCTGGGACGAATGGGCCGGCCCCGACGGCGACCTGGGCCCCATCTACGGCGCCCAGTGGCGCTCCTGGCCGACCCCCTACGGCGAGACCATCGACCAGATGGCCGAGGTGGTGGAGGCCATCCGGACCAACCCCGACTCCCGGCGGCTCATCGTCACCGCCTGGAATCCGGGCCAGATCGACGAGATGGCCCTGCCGCCCTGCCACCTGCTCTTCCAGTTCTACGTCGCCAACGGCCGGCTCTCCTGCCAGCTCTACCAGCGTAGCGGCGACCTCTTTCTGGGCGTGCCCTTCAACATCGCCAGCTACGCCCTGCTTACTCACATGGTGGCGCAGGTCACCGGCCTGGAGCCGGGGGAGTTCGTCCACACCCTGGGGGATGCCCACCTCTACCGGAACCACGAGGAGCAGGCGCGGACCCAGCTGGCGCGGGAGCCTCTGCCGCTGCCGACCCTGCGCCTCAATCCCGCGGTCGACGACCTCTTCGCCTTCGATTTCGAGGACATCCAGCTCGAGGGCTATGAGAGCCACCCGGCCATCAAGGCGCCGGTGGCGGTCTAG
- a CDS encoding class I SAM-dependent rRNA methyltransferase — MEHAPLKLKPREERRLRGGHLWVFSNEVDTAATPLTDLEPGQPVVIQASNGKPLGAGYANPHSLICARLVSRDADKGLDRSLLVHRLKVALSARQAMFDRPFYRLVHGEGDFLPGLVVDRYDDVCVVQMGTAGMERAREAILEALEKVIRPRVVILRNDTSVREQEGLERYTETAVGSAPETLTVEEGGMTFRVPGVGGQKTGWFFDHRENRDRFAAWSHGRRVLDVYSYVGGFGLRAAAAGAEEVVAIERSEEALDHLQDNTEVAGLEDRVAPLHGEALEVLKALREDGERFDAVVLDPPAFIKRKRDIKSGLEGYRHLNQLALQLLSKDGLLLSASCSHHLGMDQLQDAVRGRARHLDRDAAVLARGHQGPDHPIHPAIPETEYLKAVFARILPTQ, encoded by the coding sequence ATGGAACACGCCCCCCTGAAGCTCAAGCCGCGCGAGGAGCGGCGCCTGCGCGGCGGCCACCTCTGGGTCTTCAGCAACGAGGTGGATACCGCCGCCACGCCGCTCACTGACCTCGAGCCGGGCCAGCCGGTGGTCATCCAGGCGAGCAACGGTAAGCCCCTGGGCGCCGGCTACGCCAATCCCCACTCCCTCATCTGCGCCCGGCTGGTGAGCCGCGACGCCGACAAGGGGCTGGACCGTTCCCTGCTGGTCCACCGCCTCAAGGTCGCCCTCTCGGCGCGCCAGGCGATGTTCGACCGGCCCTTCTACCGCCTGGTCCACGGCGAGGGGGATTTCCTCCCGGGCCTGGTGGTGGACCGCTACGACGATGTCTGCGTGGTCCAGATGGGCACCGCCGGCATGGAGCGCGCCCGGGAGGCGATCCTGGAGGCGCTGGAGAAGGTGATCCGGCCGCGGGTGGTCATCCTGCGCAACGACACGTCCGTGCGCGAGCAGGAGGGGCTGGAGCGCTACACCGAGACGGCGGTGGGATCGGCCCCCGAGACCCTGACGGTGGAGGAGGGCGGGATGACCTTCCGCGTCCCCGGCGTGGGCGGCCAGAAGACCGGCTGGTTCTTCGACCACCGCGAGAACCGCGACCGCTTCGCCGCCTGGAGCCACGGCCGCCGGGTGCTGGACGTCTACAGTTACGTGGGCGGCTTCGGCCTGCGGGCGGCCGCGGCCGGGGCGGAGGAGGTGGTGGCCATCGAGCGCAGCGAGGAGGCGCTGGACCACCTCCAGGACAACACCGAGGTCGCCGGCCTGGAGGACCGGGTCGCGCCGCTGCACGGCGAGGCGCTGGAGGTCCTCAAGGCGCTGCGCGAGGACGGTGAGCGCTTCGACGCCGTGGTCCTGGACCCGCCGGCCTTCATCAAGCGCAAGCGCGACATCAAGTCGGGGCTGGAGGGCTATCGCCACCTGAACCAGCTGGCGCTGCAGCTGCTGTCCAAGGACGGCCTGCTGCTCTCCGCCTCCTGCTCCCACCACCTGGGGATGGACCAGCTTCAGGATGCCGTCCGCGGCCGGGCGCGCCACCTGGACCGCGACGCCGCCGTGCTGGCGCGGGGCCACCAGGGGCCGGACCATCCCATCCACCCGGCGATCCCGGAGACGGAGTACCTCAAGGCCGTCTTCGCCCGGATCCTGCCCACCCAGTAG
- a CDS encoding EAL domain-containing protein, whose product MSTESRSVCPRCERLPDAPRESGRLWLWPPLGHTLGKLRNALEAAGLAPEMLEGGQGLCVALERRSEQVETLAADLSRQELSDTRALFVPPGQEPGLEDYGRVTSLAQFVAYSGSGWLIELLGEGRLTVHFQPMFSAADPTEVVAHESLMRGLDREGGIISPGPMLGAARDADLLFQLDLAARRAAIQEASRHGAGGRVFINFSPASIYDPEYCLRTTMAALEETDLRPEQLVFEIIESDQINDVSKLRRIVDTYRAHGCGVALDDIGSGYSSLNILHQLQPDFIKLDMELVRDVDSTPYKAAIARKLLELATEIGVPTIAEGVETAAELDWVREHGATLIQGFYLARPAPEPRTVTGGL is encoded by the coding sequence ATGTCCACTGAATCCCGTTCCGTCTGCCCGCGCTGTGAGCGCCTGCCCGATGCGCCCCGGGAATCCGGCCGGCTGTGGCTGTGGCCGCCCCTGGGCCACACCCTGGGCAAGCTCCGGAATGCCCTGGAGGCGGCCGGCCTGGCGCCGGAGATGCTGGAGGGCGGCCAGGGGCTGTGCGTGGCGCTGGAGCGCCGGAGCGAGCAGGTGGAGACGCTGGCCGCGGACCTCTCCCGGCAGGAGCTCAGCGACACGCGGGCGCTGTTCGTGCCGCCGGGGCAGGAGCCGGGGCTGGAGGACTACGGCCGGGTCACCTCCCTGGCCCAGTTCGTCGCCTACTCGGGGTCGGGCTGGCTCATCGAGCTCCTCGGCGAGGGCCGGCTGACGGTCCACTTCCAGCCCATGTTCAGCGCCGCCGACCCGACCGAGGTGGTCGCCCACGAGTCCCTCATGCGGGGGCTGGACCGGGAGGGGGGCATCATCTCTCCCGGGCCGATGCTCGGCGCGGCCCGGGATGCCGACCTGCTCTTCCAGCTGGACCTGGCGGCCCGGCGCGCCGCCATCCAGGAGGCGAGCCGCCACGGGGCTGGCGGGCGGGTCTTCATCAATTTCTCCCCGGCCTCCATCTACGACCCGGAGTACTGCCTCCGGACCACCATGGCGGCGCTGGAGGAGACCGATCTGCGCCCGGAACAGCTGGTCTTCGAGATCATCGAATCCGACCAGATCAATGACGTGAGCAAGCTCCGCCGCATCGTCGATACCTACCGCGCCCACGGCTGCGGGGTGGCCCTGGACGACATCGGCTCCGGCTACTCCTCGCTGAATATCCTTCACCAGCTCCAGCCCGACTTCATCAAGCTGGACATGGAGCTGGTGCGCGACGTGGACAGCACCCCCTACAAGGCGGCCATCGCCCGCAAGCTCCTGGAGCTGGCCACGGAGATCGGGGTGCCCACCATCGCCGAGGGGGTGGAGACGGCCGCCGAGCTGGACTGGGTCCGCGAGCACGGCGCCACCCTCATTCAGGGCTTCTACCTCGCCCGACCCGCGCCGGAGCCGAGAACCGTTACTGGCGGACTTTGA